The following proteins are co-located in the Verrucomicrobiota bacterium JB022 genome:
- a CDS encoding shikimate kinase codes for MGVGKSAVGRHVSKALGLHFVDSDAVIEEHAGKPITRIFAEEGEPRFRELERWFVEHGHPSSGQVVACGGGLVIPTGMRELLLSKGVVVCLFAQPETILQRTMASDKRPLLNVEDSSRRIRELLEQRMPIYMQTGVGICAEGRTLTDVMQNVVRVYRRESRRLATTRV; via the coding sequence ATGGGTGTCGGGAAGAGCGCGGTGGGCCGACACGTGAGCAAGGCCCTCGGGTTGCACTTCGTCGATAGCGATGCAGTAATCGAGGAACACGCGGGCAAGCCCATCACGCGTATTTTTGCCGAAGAGGGCGAGCCGCGCTTCCGCGAACTGGAGCGCTGGTTTGTTGAGCACGGACACCCGAGTTCCGGCCAGGTCGTGGCGTGTGGCGGCGGGCTCGTGATCCCTACCGGCATGCGCGAGTTGCTGCTCTCCAAGGGCGTGGTGGTCTGCCTCTTTGCCCAGCCGGAGACGATCCTACAGCGCACGATGGCCAGCGACAAGCGCCCGCTGCTCAACGTCGAAGACTCCTCCCGCCGTATCCGCGAGCTGCTGGAGCAGCGCATGCCGATCTACATGCAGACAGGGGTCGGCATCTGCGCCGAAGGCCGGACGCTGACCGATGTGATGCAAAACGTCGTGCGCGTCTACCGTCGCGAATCCCGCCGCCTCGCCACCACCCGCGTCTAA
- a CDS encoding glycosyltransferase family 2 protein: MDSAAPSANPPVSVVVPFYNEEENVRLVLEELRRCLPEAEIIAVDDGSKDGTWAVICSMPDIRGLRLTQNRGQSGALYAGFRRARAPLCAMMDGDGQNDPADFPKLIELVQSGQADVAVGLRAKRKDTWSRRVASKVANRIRRMFLDDGVRDTGCALKVFKKEAVELLVPFNGLHRYLPAIFKHAGLRLAEVPVNHRPREHGASKYTNWDRALRGIYDLVGVAWLLRRKIVYPPVEDTLKS, translated from the coding sequence ATGGATTCCGCCGCGCCCTCTGCCAATCCCCCTGTTTCGGTGGTCGTTCCCTTCTATAATGAAGAGGAGAACGTCCGCCTCGTCCTGGAAGAGCTGCGTCGCTGCTTGCCCGAGGCGGAAATCATCGCCGTCGACGATGGCAGCAAAGACGGCACGTGGGCAGTGATTTGCTCGATGCCCGATATCCGGGGCCTGCGCCTGACTCAGAATCGCGGCCAAAGCGGGGCCCTCTACGCCGGCTTCCGCCGCGCGCGCGCTCCCCTCTGCGCCATGATGGATGGCGACGGCCAGAACGACCCGGCCGACTTCCCCAAGCTGATCGAGCTGGTGCAGAGCGGGCAGGCCGACGTCGCCGTAGGGCTGCGCGCCAAGCGCAAGGACACCTGGAGCCGCCGCGTCGCCTCCAAGGTTGCCAACCGCATCCGCCGCATGTTCCTCGACGACGGGGTGCGCGACACAGGCTGCGCGCTCAAGGTCTTCAAGAAAGAAGCGGTCGAGCTGCTGGTGCCCTTCAACGGCCTCCACCGCTACCTGCCCGCGATCTTCAAGCACGCGGGCTTGCGCCTGGCCGAGGTGCCGGTCAACCACCGCCCTCGCGAGCACGGCGCCTCCAAGTACACCAACTGGGACCGTGCCCTTCGCGGCATTTACGACCTCGTGGGCGTGGCCTGGCTCCTGCGCCGCAAGATCGTTTACCCCCCGGTCGAGGACACCCTCAAGTCCTGA
- a CDS encoding lipid-A-disaccharide synthase N-terminal domain-containing protein, translating into MDNPLFDVGGWVVTPWKLIGYTGLVLFTSRWFVQMWASRKARKPTMPTLFWIMSLSGSACLLTYFIWGRNDSVGILSNAFPATVSLYNLYLDLTNRKHQRLLSMEKQEAAPVEETR; encoded by the coding sequence ATGGACAACCCTTTGTTTGACGTGGGAGGGTGGGTCGTCACCCCCTGGAAACTGATTGGCTATACCGGCCTCGTGCTGTTCACCAGCCGCTGGTTTGTGCAGATGTGGGCCTCGCGTAAGGCTCGCAAGCCCACCATGCCCACGCTCTTCTGGATCATGAGCCTCAGCGGCAGCGCCTGCCTGCTCACTTACTTCATCTGGGGGCGCAACGACTCGGTCGGCATCCTCTCCAACGCGTTCCCCGCCACCGTCAGCCTCTACAACCTCTACCTCGACCTGACCAACCGCAAACACCAGCGCCTGCTCTCCATGGAAAAACAGGAAGCCGCGCCCGTGGAAGAGACGCGGTAG
- a CDS encoding DUF433 domain-containing protein: MHPVVVDPEILDGLPVIRGTRVPVQALFDHLEAGDSLEDFLEDFPSVTRELAVDVLESSRRSLVESIAR; the protein is encoded by the coding sequence ATGCACCCCGTCGTCGTTGATCCCGAAATTTTGGACGGCTTGCCTGTGATCCGGGGGACCCGCGTTCCCGTACAGGCGCTTTTCGATCATTTGGAGGCTGGCGATTCGCTGGAGGATTTTCTCGAAGACTTCCCTAGCGTAACTCGGGAGCTGGCGGTGGATGTGTTGGAATCTTCGAGACGGTCGCTTGTTGAGAGCATCGCGAGATGA
- a CDS encoding manganese catalase family protein, with product MFYHDGGKLQYHVKVDRPNPVFARALQQAIGGIQGEIRVCLQYLFQAWGARGPAKYRDMLLETGTEEMAHIEMLATAVALNLEGAPLEQEKAAKDPMVAAALGGMNLQHVIGSAMAAMPVDSEGVPFNCSHVYASGNIAADMLANATAESTGRMLACQLYKMTDDHGMRDMLRFLVARDTMHQNQWMAAWEELGGPKNHPIPNSFPQEEELDEYNYTFFTTRKDDSVPVPEGKWSSGKSFDGRGTFKTEEMVPSGGKPNLGKASPKSAAQLDQM from the coding sequence ATGTTTTACCACGACGGAGGCAAACTCCAATACCACGTTAAAGTCGACCGCCCCAATCCAGTCTTTGCTCGCGCCCTGCAACAGGCGATCGGTGGCATCCAGGGCGAAATCCGGGTGTGCCTGCAGTATCTCTTCCAAGCTTGGGGCGCCCGCGGCCCCGCCAAATACCGCGACATGCTGCTCGAGACCGGCACCGAAGAGATGGCCCACATCGAGATGCTCGCCACTGCCGTCGCCCTTAATCTCGAAGGCGCCCCTCTGGAGCAGGAGAAGGCGGCCAAAGACCCGATGGTCGCCGCCGCGCTGGGAGGCATGAACCTGCAGCACGTGATCGGCAGCGCGATGGCCGCCATGCCGGTCGACAGCGAGGGCGTGCCTTTCAACTGCAGCCACGTCTACGCCAGCGGCAATATCGCAGCCGACATGCTGGCCAACGCCACCGCCGAGTCCACCGGGCGGATGCTCGCCTGTCAGCTCTACAAGATGACGGACGACCATGGGATGCGCGATATGCTACGCTTCCTTGTCGCCCGCGACACCATGCACCAAAACCAGTGGATGGCCGCGTGGGAAGAGCTCGGCGGGCCCAAGAACCATCCCATCCCCAACAGCTTCCCGCAGGAGGAGGAGCTGGACGAATACAACTACACCTTCTTCACCACCCGCAAGGACGACAGCGTGCCGGTGCCCGAAGGCAAGTGGTCCAGCGGCAAGAGCTTCGACGGGCGAGGCACCTTCAAGACGGAGGAAATGGTGCCCAGCGGTGGCAAGCCCAACCTCGGCAAGGCTTCCCCCAAGTCCGCCGCCCAGCTCGACCAGATGTAA
- a CDS encoding DUF5615 family PIN-like protein, translated as MKVLLDECLPKRLPRLLPEHEVWTVPQRGWSGIKNGKLLALADLEFDVFVTMDRGLPFEQNRSGQNVSILLLRARSNRFVDVEPLGPFILEALDGAKPGSLAVIG; from the coding sequence ATGAAAGTTCTTTTGGATGAATGTTTGCCTAAGCGTCTGCCCAGACTCCTGCCGGAGCACGAGGTCTGGACGGTTCCACAGCGCGGGTGGTCAGGAATCAAAAACGGTAAGCTGCTGGCGCTCGCAGATTTGGAGTTCGATGTCTTTGTGACGATGGATCGTGGGTTGCCATTTGAGCAGAATCGTAGCGGCCAGAACGTTTCCATTCTCCTGCTGAGGGCGCGTAGCAATCGCTTTGTCGATGTAGAGCCGCTAGGTCCATTCATACTCGAGGCGCTTGATGGTGCAAAGCCGGGATCGTTGGCGGTGATTGGCTAA